The Malus domestica chromosome 08, GDT2T_hap1 genomic interval agagagatgtgctcatctctttcaagtgcttgaaAGAGATGAGGCAAAATCTTATTCTCAAATCACTCAAATAACAGCAGCATGCATTGTCTTCTTTCACATGTTTTTGGCAACTACAGAAATTACAATTTCAAGTTTTATCCATGAAAATAACTCACCAGTACGAAAGCCATCTTGTCATTGCAAAAGTACGACCCCGAAAAACAATAACAAGATTTGATACAAAATCAATAGCACAGGCAGGTCAAGACATATGAAGGCTATATACAGGCCTTAACCTCCACCCAGTATGACTGCTATAAACTCCGCTTCTCAGCTTCCGAGTCTCTGACTAATATCAGCTTCATACGACTACAACTTGGATCCTCTGTGAACCTTATTTTGCGGAAGCTAGCTGGGAAAATCTTTGCCtgttaaaataaaacaaattaacccCAACTGATAAATTTGTGAATAAGACACGCAATAAGAAAACACTGTATACCAGGCAGCTGAGCAAAGAGTTCTGGTTCGAGCACTTTAGCTAATAAAGGGTTATACAATACTACAAGTAAAGATATATCAGGAACCTCATCAAACTCATTGTTGTGCGCGTCCTTTTCCTGTAGTCTGTTTCCTCTTCTTCAGCTGCTTGTTCTGATCTACTTGTACAAAGCCGTGCCTCTGCTTCCCAACTTTTAAGTCTTTCCCGCTAATCATGTACTCATTGCCATCTTCTGGCAAGCTAAACTCAGCTGGGTTTTTGTTTATAGTGCAGATTAAAGAATTGGGACTGCTCCTTGGAGGCCTCATGGCCCCATTAGCATTATGAGTATCTAATTTCTGCAGCATTGGATATTCAGTGTTGTGGTGGTGCTGGGGAAACATCGTAGAATCAGCCAGTGTAGCGAGTCCTTTGTGCATAACAGGGATAGTTCCATGATTTTTTCCCAAAACACCACCTTTAAATGCAGAATTCTGGGATCCGGAGCCTCTATTCTCTACGGCAGCCCTTTTGAATCCTTTAGGATAGGAAGAGGTAGATGTACCACCAGGATTCATAGGAAAAAGGTCAAGAGACTTCTCAGAAATGTGATTTTTGCCGCAACAACTGGATGATGGATGCTTCATAGTATCGGTAACCTTATAACCACCAGCATCCACCGCAGAATACTCCTTCGAGTAAAAATCAATGGGTCTCTTGGGAAATTTCGGGTTTCCAGCAATGCTGAAGGGCGGACTTGACCGCATACCTGCATCCATGAGGCTGAGCAAATGCATTGCTGGTATGGTTTCATTGGAATATAGATCAAAAGAACCCGCTGAACTCTTAGGAGGCTCAGTCCCGTTACGTTTGCCAGTGAATGAGTACTCTGCATTTGTTCTGCTGAAAGGTTCAGAACCAACACCTTCAATATGCTTTTCCGGGTTGGTAgcatttaaattaaataatttcagGCCATAATCACCATGGAAATTTCCCTTATGCAGCGAGCCTGGAGGGTGTGAAAGCATATCGACATTAGAAGGCTGAGCTGCACACTTTTGAGGATTGTAATGCATTAAGGGAGTTTGAGCTGGCATTGCAGGTGACCATAAGCGAGCTGCTTCTTCCTTTGATTGTGGAACAGACGGACGCAAGCTAGAATTTGACAACCCATGGCTCATCATATCTCCATTCCATTTGCAATTTTGAGCACAACTACAGCTGCTGTAACCAGCAGTaggaaattgctctcgagtactcatcttctttTTAGGCTGACTGAAAGCATTAAACCCTGTAGGGCAATGCATTTGATCAAGACGAAATGTGTCTTTTTCGGGGATATAAGGAGAAAAGTCAACTAACTTCTGTTTGGAAGGTCCCACATTTTTTCTTGCTGTTGCACCATCTTTTGCCTTTCTTGCCTGAGGTTTTCGTTTCTGACCTGTTTCCTCTAATATTCTTAAGTTTCCAAAGCCATAACTATGATCTGCTTCCAAAACTTTCTGATTTCTCTCATAATGATTTTTTGCCATGAATTCAACAATTTCCATCGGTATGTCATCTGCAGCTCCTTTATGAGACGTCTTTTCAGCTCTATGGTTGCTATCTTTCCTACTAACAGGCACAGCTGAATTTTTCGGAACCTCAATGattttctccttgtttcttgcACGAGAAATATCCTGAAAAGGAAAATGAATCATCATAGAAAGAAATTGCAAAACAAAACTAGAACCAGAGAAGATAATTATGCATATTAGTGTTTACAAATTTACTACAGATATGAGAAATGTGCAACATGATTCTAAGGACTAGCTAATATGCACAGTATCAACATCGGCAACGGAAATACAAGGATAATGGACTGgcttctttatttctttgaacTTGAGCAATGCTGCTAATTTTAGCATATCAGCATAGGCAACGGAAATAGGAAAACAAATTATTTAGACATAACACCAATCAGCagtgttcaaaaaaaaaaaaaaaactcactagTTTCCACTACTTAACTGTGTCAGTAATAATTTGAGACAGATGAGTGATTTATGATACCCAACAATTTTATAACCGCACAGTTGCATATAAAAAGCCTTAGAAACAGAAGAAACATGCATTTGCTGCGGACATATATCATGCAGCCATCAAGATGAAGACATTCATCCAGGGAATAGTAAAAAGAGAGTAAAGCTCTTACCATTTGCTGCAACAAACTCCCTTCAACCTGGGAGCGATAGTTTTGCTTCTCATTCGGGATAGGCATGCTGTAGGTGAAAAATTTACTACTGCGATCATCATGCcctattttcccagaaaatgcatctGAAACAGGTTTAGGAAGTCTGTTCAGATTTGCGTTGGCTTCCGCATTTTTCCTAATAAACTCATCTAGTTTGCCGGTGCCATCTTTCCGAGTTGACCAGGAAGGAAATCCATCTTCGGATTGAGGAATAAATTTCCTGTCATCTCTTTGAGCAGACAAATAGCTGTTAAGAGAAAGATTCAACCCTTTTTCAGCGGGTGAGTCCTCTGCCCGATGAAATGGATGCCCAGTTTGCATGAATTCTGCATCTTTCCTTGTATTTGGGCCTTTCGTGAGCCAAGGAAATAGAGAAGCCAGTCCAGTATCAACTTCTGGCATCTTGTCTTTCCGCTTACAGGAACCAGACTTTCTACCTGCTTTTGGGGCAGGCAAAGCAATTTGATCTATCTCTCTAACTGTGGATGCATCATACGTAGGAATAGAAGAAGCTATTGTAGTAGCATTACCTTTACTTGAACTTCCAACTTTGTCTAGCGCTTCTATTGGCACAATATCTTTGGGTGGGACTAAGGATGAACATACACCAATATCATTggatttcataattttcttctTACCAACAGCCGGGATTCGTTCAATTTCAGATCTATTCCAGTTGCTCCTCATATCTGCCTGCAAAGATATTCTGGCAACTGCATCTTCTTCTAATTCAGAATCCTCAACGCGTCTGGTGGTTTCTTCATCTCGCTTGGAAGTCTTAACTTTTCTATTCAAACTTTTTGGAAGGCTCGTCCCTTGGCTTCTCTGTTCCTCTTCCTCAGGCAATTTCCTTTTGTTATTCTCACCAAGATCCACTATAGCACTTTCTTGGACAGACACCTGGCCTTGGGAAACAGTTCCTGCCCCAGATGTATTACTAATTCTGTTGGATGGAGAATCTTCCGTCCTGAAGAAATCAGGCTTTGCATCACCCAACTCACTCAGCAGACGCACACGCACCTTCCTACCTTTCTTACGATTCAAACTACTTGACTTATCAAGATTTTCAGAAGATGCATAATCACACTCATGCGGAGGATGATTAATGTTGGTCTGGCCCTTGGTAGCATCACCTGCCCTGTCAACAGTTCCGACTATCTTACATGTCCCAGAGGCATTCATTGactccttgtgattttcttctgCAGAAGGTCGGCGCTCGGCTTCACTAGTCTGGGTGAGGTTCTTATTCCAGAATAATTTGTTGTTTGAGAAATGGAGCTTAATGTTGGTATCATCACGACTTTCACATCCTGATTTCCAGACTTCAACAGATCCATTGCCCTCCAAATTTACTGCTTctgcttcagaaatcaaagacaTTATGATTGTGAGATACCATATGGAGTAAGTTGTaatgtaattttgtttttttttttcttaacaaagTAAATTTACCTGTGGAAATTACAGGTAAACTTTTTCAATCGCAGAttcttattttataattttaacaaagggaaagaaaaactGTTTTACCTTTATGTCTCTCCTGCGTCCTTTTTGGGTCAACTTCTGCCTCAACAGAATTGAGTCTCGGCATTTCATGACTCGCATAATCATCTAAGACATTCTTATTCACTGGATGAAGCACAAAAAGTAAATTAATCAAAAGACAATAATATACCCAACAGTCTATTTAGTTGAATTGAGCTTGACTTTAAGTATACCTGTGATGGCAGTGGGTGCAACTTCATGCCTCCCTTCTTTCTTATCAAAGGGAGATGACGAAGGATGTTGCTTATTGCCAATTCCATCAACAGAAACATAAACTTCAACTCTTTTTCCATCAACAGTTTTTGAAATTGAACCTTGTTCAGAATCTAACAGAAGCAGTGGAGCATCACTGTGGTGTGGGACCTGAGCACACTTGTTATTGGAAT includes:
- the LOC103441171 gene encoding protein EMBRYONIC FLOWER 1-like isoform X4 — encoded protein: MEKGLLIDNNHKRNGPIIASKMVGSFVKIDSISIDLPDANDKGSSHVGNCEHFSIRGYVAEVRKKNWKLCCPFPLDGELDKFDQEPTSLLPPLDPPKFRRWSCQNCVLETGSESIARDHGTDIRIGSDSNNKCAQVPHHSDAPLLLLDSEQGSISKTVDGKRVEVYVSVDGIGNKQHPSSSPFDKKEGRHEVAPTAITVNKNVLDDYASHEMPRLNSVEAEVDPKRTQERHKEAVNLEGNGSVEVWKSGCESRDDTNIKLHFSNNKLFWNKNLTQTSEAERRPSAEENHKESMNASGTCKIVGTVDRAGDATKGQTNINHPPHECDYASSENLDKSSSLNRKKGRKVRVRLLSELGDAKPDFFRTEDSPSNRISNTSGAGTVSQGQVSVQESAIVDLGENNKRKLPEEEEQRSQGTSLPKSLNRKVKTSKRDEETTRRVEDSELEEDAVARISLQADMRSNWNRSEIERIPAVGKKKIMKSNDIGVCSSLVPPKDIVPIEALDKVGSSSKGRKSGSCKRKDKMPEVDTGLASLFPWLTKGPNTRKDAEFMQTGHPFHRAEDSPAEKGLNLSLNSYLSAQRDDRKFIPQSEDGFPSWSTRKDGTGKLDEFIRKNAEANANLNRLPKPVSDAFSGKIGHDDRSSKFFTYSMPIPNEKQNYRSQVEGSLLQQMDISRARNKEKIIEVPKNSAVPVSRKDSNHRAEKTSHKGAADDIPMEIVEFMAKNHYERNQKVLEADHSYGFGNLRILEETGQKRKPQARKAKDGATARKNVGPSKQKLVDFSPYIPEKDTFRLDQMHCPTGFNAFSQPKKKMSTREQFPTAGYSSCSCAQNCKWNGDMMSHGLSNSSLRPSVPQSKEEAARLWSPAMPAQTPLMHYNPQKCAAQPSNVDMLSHPPGSLHKGNFHGDYGLKLFNLNATNPEKHIEGVGSEPFSRTNAEYSFTGKRNGTEPPKSSAGSFDLYSNETIPAMHLLSLMDAGMRSSPPFSIAGNPKFPKRPIDFYSKEYSAVDAGGYKVTDTMKHPSSSCCGKNHISEKSLDLFPMNPGGTSTSSYPKGFKRAAVENRGSGSQNSAFKGGVLGKNHGTIPVMHKGLATLADSTMFPQHHHNTEYPMLQKLDTHNANGAMRPPRSSPNSLICTINKNPAEFSLPEDGNEYMISGKDLKVGKQRHGFVQVDQNKQLKKRKQTTGKGRAQQ
- the LOC103441171 gene encoding protein EMBRYONIC FLOWER 1-like isoform X2; amino-acid sequence: MEKGLLIDNNHKRNGPIIASKMVGSFVKIDSISIDLPDANDKGSSHVGNCEHFSIRGYVAEVRKKNWKLCCPFPLDGELDKFDQEPTSLLPPLDPPKFRRWSCQNCVLETGSESIARDHGTDIRIGSDSNNKCAQVPHHSDAPLLLLDSEQGSISKTVDGKRVEVYVSVDGIGNKQHPSSSPFDKKEGRHEVAPTAITVNKNVLDDYASHEMPRLNSVEAEVDPKRTQERHKEAVNLEGNGSVEVWKSGCESRDDTNIKLHFSNNKLFWNKNLTQTSEAERRPSAEENHKESMNASGTCKIVGTVDRAGDATKGQTNINHPPHECDYASSENLDKSSSLNRKKGRKVRVRLLSELGDAKPDFFRTEDSPSNRISNTSGAGTVSQGQVSVQESAIVDLGENNKRKLPEEEEQRSQGTSLPKSLNRKVKTSKRDEETTRRVEDSELEEDAVARISLQADMRSNWNRSEIERIPAVGKKKIMKSNDIGVCSSLVPPKDIVPIEALDKVGSSSKGNATTIASSIPTYDASTVREIDQIALPAPKAGRKSGSCKRKDKMPEVDTGLASLFPWLTKGPNTRKDAEFMQTGHPFHRAEDSPAEKGLNLSLNSYLSAQRDDRKFIPQSEDGFPSWSTRKDGTGKLDEFIRKNAEANANLNRLPKPVSDAFSGKIGHDDRSSKFFTYSMPIPNEKQNYRSQVEGSLLQQMDISRARNKEKIIEVPKNSAVPVSRKDSNHRAEKTSHKGAADDIPMEIVEFMAKNHYERNQKVLEADHSYGFGNLRILEETGQKRKPQARKAKDGATARKNVGPSKQKLVDFSPYIPEKDTFRLDQMHCPTGFNAFSQPKKKMSTREQFPTAGYSSCSCAQNCKWNGDMMSHGLSNSSLRPSVPQSKEEAARLWSPAMPAQTPLMHYNPQKCAAQPSNVDMLSHPPGSLHKGNFHGDYGLKLFNLNATNPEKHIEGVGSEPFSRTNAEYSFTGKRNGTEPPKSSAGSFDLYSNETIPAMHLLSLMDAGMRSSPPFSIAGNPKFPKRPIDFYSKEYSAVDAGGYKVTDTMKHPSSSCCGKNHISEKSLDLFPMNPGGTSTSSYPKGFKRAAVENRGSGSQNSAFKGGVLGKNHGTIPVMHKGLATLADSTMFPQHHHNTEYPMLQKLDTHNANGAMRPPRSSPNSLICTINKNPAEFSLPEDGNEYMISGKDLKVGKQRHGFVQVDQNKQLKKRKQTTGKGRAQQ
- the LOC103441171 gene encoding protein EMBRYONIC FLOWER 1-like isoform X3, whose product is MEKGLLIDNNHKRNGPIIASKMVGSFVKIDSISIDLPDANDKGSSHVGNCEHFSIRGYVAEVRKKNWKLCCPFPLDGELDKFDQEPTSLLPPLDPPKFRRWSCQNCVLETGSESIARDHGTDIRIGSDSNNKCAQVPHHSDAPLLLLDSEQGSISKTVDGKRVEVYVSVDGIGNKQHPSSSPFDKKEGRHEVAPTAITVNKNVLDDYASHEMPRLNSVEAEVDPKRTQERHKAEAVNLEGNGSVEVWKSGCESRDDTNIKLHFSNNKLFWNKNLTQTSEAERRPSAEENHKESMNASGTCKIVGTVDRAGDATKGQTNINHPPHECDYASSENLDKSSSLNRKKGRKVRVRLLSELGDAKPDFFRTEDSPSNRISNTSGAGTVSQGQVSVQESAIVDLGENNKRKLPEEEEQRSQGTSLPKSLNRKVKTSKRDEETTRRVEDSELEEDAVARISLQADMRSNWNRSEIERIPAVGKKKIMKSNDIGVCSSLVPPKDIVPIEALDKVGSSSKGRKSGSCKRKDKMPEVDTGLASLFPWLTKGPNTRKDAEFMQTGHPFHRAEDSPAEKGLNLSLNSYLSAQRDDRKFIPQSEDGFPSWSTRKDGTGKLDEFIRKNAEANANLNRLPKPVSDAFSGKIGHDDRSSKFFTYSMPIPNEKQNYRSQVEGSLLQQMDISRARNKEKIIEVPKNSAVPVSRKDSNHRAEKTSHKGAADDIPMEIVEFMAKNHYERNQKVLEADHSYGFGNLRILEETGQKRKPQARKAKDGATARKNVGPSKQKLVDFSPYIPEKDTFRLDQMHCPTGFNAFSQPKKKMSTREQFPTAGYSSCSCAQNCKWNGDMMSHGLSNSSLRPSVPQSKEEAARLWSPAMPAQTPLMHYNPQKCAAQPSNVDMLSHPPGSLHKGNFHGDYGLKLFNLNATNPEKHIEGVGSEPFSRTNAEYSFTGKRNGTEPPKSSAGSFDLYSNETIPAMHLLSLMDAGMRSSPPFSIAGNPKFPKRPIDFYSKEYSAVDAGGYKVTDTMKHPSSSCCGKNHISEKSLDLFPMNPGGTSTSSYPKGFKRAAVENRGSGSQNSAFKGGVLGKNHGTIPVMHKGLATLADSTMFPQHHHNTEYPMLQKLDTHNANGAMRPPRSSPNSLICTINKNPAEFSLPEDGNEYMISGKDLKVGKQRHGFVQVDQNKQLKKRKQTTGKGRAQQ
- the LOC103441171 gene encoding protein EMBRYONIC FLOWER 1-like isoform X1 — encoded protein: MEKGLLIDNNHKRNGPIIASKMVGSFVKIDSISIDLPDANDKGSSHVGNCEHFSIRGYVAEVRKKNWKLCCPFPLDGELDKFDQEPTSLLPPLDPPKFRRWSCQNCVLETGSESIARDHGTDIRIGSDSNNKCAQVPHHSDAPLLLLDSEQGSISKTVDGKRVEVYVSVDGIGNKQHPSSSPFDKKEGRHEVAPTAITVNKNVLDDYASHEMPRLNSVEAEVDPKRTQERHKAEAVNLEGNGSVEVWKSGCESRDDTNIKLHFSNNKLFWNKNLTQTSEAERRPSAEENHKESMNASGTCKIVGTVDRAGDATKGQTNINHPPHECDYASSENLDKSSSLNRKKGRKVRVRLLSELGDAKPDFFRTEDSPSNRISNTSGAGTVSQGQVSVQESAIVDLGENNKRKLPEEEEQRSQGTSLPKSLNRKVKTSKRDEETTRRVEDSELEEDAVARISLQADMRSNWNRSEIERIPAVGKKKIMKSNDIGVCSSLVPPKDIVPIEALDKVGSSSKGNATTIASSIPTYDASTVREIDQIALPAPKAGRKSGSCKRKDKMPEVDTGLASLFPWLTKGPNTRKDAEFMQTGHPFHRAEDSPAEKGLNLSLNSYLSAQRDDRKFIPQSEDGFPSWSTRKDGTGKLDEFIRKNAEANANLNRLPKPVSDAFSGKIGHDDRSSKFFTYSMPIPNEKQNYRSQVEGSLLQQMDISRARNKEKIIEVPKNSAVPVSRKDSNHRAEKTSHKGAADDIPMEIVEFMAKNHYERNQKVLEADHSYGFGNLRILEETGQKRKPQARKAKDGATARKNVGPSKQKLVDFSPYIPEKDTFRLDQMHCPTGFNAFSQPKKKMSTREQFPTAGYSSCSCAQNCKWNGDMMSHGLSNSSLRPSVPQSKEEAARLWSPAMPAQTPLMHYNPQKCAAQPSNVDMLSHPPGSLHKGNFHGDYGLKLFNLNATNPEKHIEGVGSEPFSRTNAEYSFTGKRNGTEPPKSSAGSFDLYSNETIPAMHLLSLMDAGMRSSPPFSIAGNPKFPKRPIDFYSKEYSAVDAGGYKVTDTMKHPSSSCCGKNHISEKSLDLFPMNPGGTSTSSYPKGFKRAAVENRGSGSQNSAFKGGVLGKNHGTIPVMHKGLATLADSTMFPQHHHNTEYPMLQKLDTHNANGAMRPPRSSPNSLICTINKNPAEFSLPEDGNEYMISGKDLKVGKQRHGFVQVDQNKQLKKRKQTTGKGRAQQ